The following proteins are co-located in the Triticum aestivum cultivar Chinese Spring chromosome 1A, IWGSC CS RefSeq v2.1, whole genome shotgun sequence genome:
- the LOC123187123 gene encoding gelsolin-related protein of 125 kDa-like, which translates to MGCGGSKEDVATGNTAANGAGKLFRRKSTMSASHRSSHAPSPSSSDDTSVAVKDVAKEPSAGETKGDVVEVASDEKPVAVVEDKEEEAVAVKKDVTGDEVSATVDEAAQPPLKEEGGLPKSNMADEAPVVEEAKVDEAKEAVVALIKEETRPEETKEEETSPASTNDRVRRCKHVCYLRENRPGRAPQNHMEANPIDEQKVKDNAPPVPEPLSSSS; encoded by the exons ATGGGTTGCGGTGGCTCCAAAGAGGACGTGGCCACCGGCAACACCGCCGCCAACGGCGCCGGCAAGCTCTTCCGGAGGAAGTCCACCATGTCCGCCAGCCACCGCTCCTCCCACGCgccctccccctcctcgtccgaCGACACCTCCGTCGCCGTCAAGGACGTCGCCAAGGAGCCGTCGGCCGGCGAGACCAAGGGCGACGTCGTCGAGGTGGCGTCGGACGAGAAGCCCGTCGCCGTCGTCGAGgataaggaggaggaggcggtggcggtcaAGAAGGATGTCACCGGTGACGAAGTTTCTGCCACGGTGGACGAGGCGGCGCAACCTCCTTTGAAGGAGGAGGGCGGGCTGCCGAAATCCAACATGGCCGATGAGGCGCCGGTGGTGGAGGAGGCTAAGGTCGATGAGGCGAAGGAAGCAGTAGTAGCACTCATCAAGGAGGAGACCAGACCCGAGGAGACCAAGGAGGAAGAGACGTCTCCTGCTTCCACAAACGATCGTG TAAGAAGGTGTAAACATGTGTGCTATTTGCGGGAGAATCGGCCGGGCAGAGCACCACAAAATCACATGGAGGCCAACCCCATTGACGAACAGAAGGTAAAGGATAATGCGCCCCCCGTGCCGgagccgttgtcgtcgtcgtcgtag